Proteins encoded together in one Chiloscyllium plagiosum isolate BGI_BamShark_2017 chromosome 3, ASM401019v2, whole genome shotgun sequence window:
- the mchr2a gene encoding melanin-concentrating hormone receptor 2 has protein sequence MNGSQTLCWTWHNESDWINESFTAHYHMFDMVESILLPSFIGVICSTGLVGNILILITITRSVRKTIPDIYICNLAVADLVHIIGMPFLIHQWAQGGKWVFGSTLCTTITSLDSCNQFSCCAIMTAMSLDRYLALVHPFRLTSFRTRSKTIKINLCLWAISILLALPVWTHAKVIKFKDGLESCAIDLSSPQDILWYTLYHTLTSFFFPLPLIILCYVLILCYTWDIYQENKRTGRYNATIPRARLKRLTKMVLVLVGIFVVSSAPYHVIQLINLKITQPTSVYYIVYYISICLSYASSSINPFLYILLSGNFRRRLTGCTKIPMKVTEREIINIESTMKFSY, from the exons ATGAATGGATCTCAGACACTATGTTGGACCTGGCACAATGAATCTGATTGGATAAATGAGTCCTTCACCGCTCATTATCACATGTTTGATATGGTAGAATCAATACTCCTTCCTTCTTTCATTGGTGTTATCTGTTCCACAGGATTGGTCGGAAATATTCTCATCCTCATTACCATTACCAG ATCAGTGCGGAAGACCATTCCAGATATTTATATTTGTAACCTAGCTGTGGCAGATTTGGTTCATATTATTGGAATGCCATTTCTGATTCATCAGTGGGCACAAGGAGGCAAGTGGGTGTTTGGCAGTACTCTCTGCACCACTATCACATCACTAGACAGTTGCAACCAGTTTTCGTGTTGTGCAATTATGACTGCTATGAGTCTGGACAG GTACCTGGCCCTTGTTCATCCATTCCGTCTGACAAGTTTCAGAACCAGGTCGAAAACCATTAAGATCAACCTCTGTCTTTGGGCAATTTCAATTCTACTGGCCCTTCCTGTCTGGACACATGCAAAAGTCATTAAATTTAAAGATGGCTTGGAAAGCTGTGCTATTGATCTATCTTCGCCCCAGGACATACTTTG GTATACACTGTACCACACCTTAACTTCTTTCTTCTTTCCCTTACCTCTGATAATTCTTTGTTACGTTTTGATTCTGTGTTACACATGGGACATCTATCAAGAAAACAAGAGAACTGGAAG ATATAATGCAACTATCCCCAGAGCACGGCTCAAACGACTGACGAAGATGGTCTTGGTGTTAGTGGGTATTTTTGTAGTTAGTTCAGCACCATACCATgtgattcaattaataaatctcaaAATCACTCAGCCCACCTCTGTTTATTACATTGTTTATTACATATCTATCTGCCTCAGCTACGCCAGCAGCAGCATTAATCCCTTTCTCTACATACTGCTCAGTGGCAATTTCCGAAGGAGGCTAACTGGTTGCACAAAGATTCCAATGAAAGTGACTGAACGTGAAATTATTAACATAGAAAGCACAATGAAGTTCAGTTACTGA